The Treponema phagedenis DNA segment ACGGGCGGACTTGTCAAAGCCTATGGCGATATGACAAAAGCGGTGCTGGAAGTTGCAAAAACCGAAGAAATAATTGAATACAGCTTTTATGAATTTACCTGCTCCTATGCGGATTATGAATTTTTAAAGCGACATTTTGAAAGGTTCCAAACAAGCCCGCAAACCGAATTTGGGCAATCGGTTCGTATGATCGGAAAAATCCCCTCAATACACAAAGAAGCGTTTTCACATTTAAGAACAATGCGGGTAATTCAGGCAGGATACGTATAAGCAGGAATTAGCGCATAACGTTTTTTGATCGGTTAATCATATAGGGCACTTCTTTCGGTTCAGTATAGATGACCTTTTGTAAGATGATGTGCTCTAAAATCCTGCCCCGGCTGAAACCGTACAATTGCGAAATTCATCCGCAACCTGCCCGCTATCCTTTGCGGGATTCGTATACTGCGGAGCCGCCGATAAAGTATTTTGACAAACCGAAAAAAATTAAGAACATCGGAATACTTGCAATGACGGCGGCGGCCATCATTGCTCCTTCGTCCGTGCTGCGTTCCGCGGTAAATGAGGTAATATACTGCGGAATGGTTTTCATTGTCTCCGTTTGCGAAACGAGCAGCGGCCATAGGAGGTTATCCCACTGACCTCTAAAAGAAAGGATGGCAAGCGTCGCAATAACCGGACCGCAATTCGGCAATACAATATGGGAATAGATGGAAAACTCATGCATTCCGTCAACCCGTGCGGCATCCAAAAATTCATTCGGGAAGGTAATAAGATATTGCCGCATCATAAAAATGCCGAATGCGTTGACAATAAACGGCAAGATTAAACCGGTGTAGGTGTTTTGAATATGCAGCTTAGTGGCAATCATATAGAGCGGTATCATAATCGCTTCAAACGGAATCATCATCGTTGCCATAATCATCATAAAAATGATATTTCTGCCTCGAAAATTGAATTTTGCAAGCCCGTAACCGGTAAGCG contains these protein-coding regions:
- a CDS encoding carbohydrate ABC transporter permease yields the protein MKQSPTSYAYSALTVILLTALALFTVMPLLFMLTASLMTGKEIMQMPYKWIPDGFHVANFLAALQGNDGNYIFIRNILNSFIVAGSVAFSTVLLASLTGYGLAKFNFRGRNIIFMMIMATMMIPFEAIMIPLYMIATKLHIQNTYTGLILPFIVNAFGIFMMRQYLITFPNEFLDAARVDGMHEFSIYSHIVLPNCGPVIATLAILSFRGQWDNLLWPLLVSQTETMKTIPQYITSFTAERSTDEGAMMAAAVIASIPMFLIFFGLSKYFIGGSAVYESRKG